Proteins encoded by one window of Corynebacterium amycolatum:
- a CDS encoding Maf family protein, whose product MSSPRIVLASTSPSRLHILRSAGIEPITVAPNVDEDAVVAALPDASPVRIVEELAQAKAHAASPAYPNDIVIGGDSMLLLDGKLQGKPHTEEKTIERWHQQSGRTAELITGHCIVTPKGEHLEVAITSLDFAEVPEEDIRAYAATGEPLKCAGAFTLEALGGWFVDGINGDSSSVIGLSLPVVRRALYRYGYSVSQFWNR is encoded by the coding sequence ATGAGCAGCCCCCGAATCGTCTTGGCCTCCACTTCCCCTTCGCGACTGCACATTCTGCGCTCTGCAGGCATCGAGCCCATCACAGTAGCGCCCAACGTCGACGAGGATGCCGTGGTCGCTGCCCTTCCGGACGCATCGCCGGTACGCATCGTCGAGGAACTCGCACAGGCCAAGGCACACGCTGCCTCTCCGGCCTATCCCAATGACATTGTCATTGGCGGGGATTCAATGCTGCTTCTCGACGGCAAGTTGCAGGGCAAGCCTCACACGGAAGAAAAGACCATTGAGCGCTGGCACCAACAGAGCGGCCGGACGGCTGAGCTGATTACCGGTCACTGTATCGTGACACCAAAGGGCGAGCACCTTGAGGTGGCCATTACTTCCCTCGATTTCGCTGAAGTCCCAGAAGAGGACATCCGCGCCTATGCTGCGACGGGCGAGCCACTGAAGTGCGCTGGCGCGTTTACCTTGGAGGCTCTAGGCGGCTGGTTTGTCGATGGCATCAATGGCGACTCATCCAGTGTGATCGGACTGTCGCTACCTGTCGTGCGCCGAGCTCTGTATCGCTACGGCTATTCGGTCTCCCAGTTCTGGAATAGGTAG
- a CDS encoding helix-turn-helix transcriptional regulator, giving the protein MSGEERSNQVRRYRRWLELSQADLAAQVEVSRQTIANIERGNYSPSVYLALRICKVLGKTVEEIFGEEGC; this is encoded by the coding sequence ATGAGTGGGGAAGAACGTTCGAACCAGGTCAGGAGATACCGACGCTGGTTGGAGCTAAGCCAAGCGGATTTAGCTGCGCAGGTGGAAGTCTCGCGGCAAACCATTGCAAATATCGAGCGGGGAAATTACTCGCCTTCGGTGTATTTGGCGTTGCGTATCTGCAAGGTCCTGGGAAAAACAGTCGAAGAAATTTTTGGTGAGGAAGGATGCTGA
- a CDS encoding acyl-CoA carboxylase epsilon subunit: MTDSKNTPATEDKDTAAVPAAPFMSVLKGNPSDAETATLALLFAGMAAAGGAPEDRGPRNDWGRLEEGFHQPHQHVPGTFRNVHFY, from the coding sequence GTGACCGATTCCAAAAACACCCCAGCAACCGAAGACAAGGACACCGCTGCGGTCCCGGCTGCACCGTTCATGTCCGTCCTCAAGGGCAACCCGTCTGACGCTGAAACTGCCACGCTCGCGCTTTTGTTCGCGGGTATGGCAGCAGCTGGCGGTGCCCCAGAGGACCGCGGCCCGCGTAACGACTGGGGCCGGCTGGAAGAGGGGTTCCACCAGCCGCACCAGCACGTACCGGGTACGTTCCGCAACGTCCATTTCTACTAG
- a CDS encoding acyl-CoA carboxylase subunit beta: MTTAANTSTGETPDLTTTAGKLADLRARLAETQAPMGQAGIDRVHDKGKMTARERIEFLLDEGSFVEVDALARHRSKNFGLDAKRPVTDGVVTGYGTIDGRQVCVFSQDGAIFGGALGEVYGEKIVKIMDLAIKTGVPIIGINEGAGARIQEGVVSLGLYSQIFFRNTQASGVIPQISLIMGACAGGHVYSPALTDFIVMVDGTSKMFITGPDVIKTVTGEEVTQDELGGAGTHMSTSGTSHYTAADDEDALTFVQELVSYLPSNNRAEAPRMEAEPFEGSIADNITETDLELDTLIPDSPNQPYDIKDVITRLVDDEDFLEIQEDYAQNVVIGFGRVEGRSVGFVANQPIQFAGCLDIKASEKAARFVRTCDAFNIPIIMLVDVPGFLPGTNQEFDGIIRRGAKLLYAYAEATVPKITVITRKAYGGAYCVMGSKDMGADINLAWPTAQIAVMGASGAVGFIYRKELKAAAAEGKDVVALQKEYEAEYEATLVNPYMAAERGFIDAVIPPSETRGQIIEGLRLLNRKVVNVPAKKHGNIPL, translated from the coding sequence ATGACGACTGCCGCAAATACATCAACCGGTGAAACCCCGGATTTGACCACTACTGCTGGAAAACTGGCCGATCTGCGAGCCCGTCTCGCAGAGACCCAGGCCCCAATGGGCCAGGCCGGTATTGACCGCGTCCACGACAAGGGCAAGATGACCGCTCGTGAGCGCATCGAGTTTCTCTTGGACGAGGGCTCATTCGTGGAGGTGGACGCACTCGCGCGTCACCGCTCCAAGAACTTCGGCCTCGACGCCAAGCGCCCTGTCACCGACGGTGTTGTAACTGGTTACGGCACCATCGATGGCCGCCAGGTCTGTGTCTTCTCGCAGGACGGCGCCATCTTCGGTGGCGCACTCGGTGAGGTCTACGGTGAAAAGATTGTCAAAATCATGGATCTGGCCATCAAGACCGGTGTCCCAATTATCGGCATCAACGAAGGCGCTGGCGCCCGCATCCAGGAGGGCGTTGTTTCCCTCGGCCTCTACTCCCAGATCTTCTTCCGGAACACCCAGGCTTCTGGCGTTATCCCACAGATTTCCCTGATCATGGGTGCCTGCGCTGGTGGCCACGTCTACTCCCCGGCTCTGACCGACTTCATTGTCATGGTCGATGGCACTTCCAAGATGTTCATCACCGGCCCGGACGTTATTAAGACCGTCACTGGCGAAGAGGTCACACAGGACGAGCTGGGTGGCGCTGGCACTCACATGAGCACCTCCGGTACTTCGCACTACACCGCTGCTGATGACGAAGACGCTCTGACATTCGTTCAGGAATTGGTCAGCTACCTGCCGTCCAACAACCGCGCTGAGGCTCCTCGCATGGAGGCTGAGCCATTCGAGGGCTCCATCGCTGACAACATCACTGAGACTGACCTCGAGCTCGACACGCTGATTCCGGACTCCCCGAACCAGCCGTACGACATCAAGGACGTCATCACCCGCCTGGTCGACGACGAGGACTTCCTGGAGATTCAGGAGGACTACGCACAGAACGTGGTCATCGGCTTCGGTCGCGTGGAGGGCCGCTCGGTAGGTTTCGTTGCCAACCAGCCGATTCAGTTCGCTGGCTGCCTCGACATCAAGGCATCCGAGAAGGCGGCTCGCTTCGTCCGCACCTGTGATGCCTTCAACATTCCGATCATCATGCTGGTTGACGTTCCAGGCTTCCTGCCGGGCACCAACCAAGAGTTCGACGGCATCATCCGCCGTGGCGCCAAGCTACTGTACGCGTACGCTGAGGCCACCGTTCCGAAGATTACCGTCATCACCCGTAAGGCTTACGGCGGAGCTTACTGTGTGATGGGCTCCAAGGACATGGGCGCTGACATCAACCTGGCATGGCCGACCGCTCAGATTGCGGTCATGGGTGCTTCCGGCGCTGTCGGCTTCATCTACCGCAAGGAGCTCAAGGCTGCTGCGGCCGAAGGCAAGGACGTCGTCGCACTGCAGAAGGAGTACGAGGCAGAGTACGAGGCCACCCTGGTCAACCCGTACATGGCTGCTGAGCGTGGCTTCATCGACGCCGTTATCCCGCCGAGCGAGACCCGCGGCCAGATCATTGAGGGTCTGCGTCTGTTGAATCGCAAGGTTGTTAACGTACCCGCCAAGAAGCATGGGAACATTCCGCTGTGA
- a CDS encoding acyl-CoA carboxylase subunit beta: MTISSRLTAEQHTTAFLNEDLLRRRTAALTPMGSRGYDKLKLTERMNARERIDYLLDEGSFVEFDALARHRTTAFGMEAKRPVTDGIITGWGTIDGREVCIFSQDGTIFGGALGEVYGEKMVKIQDLAITTGRPVIGMYEGAGARIQDGAVSLDFIAQTFHHNVRASGVIPQISVIFGACAGGNAYSPALTDFVVMVEENSRMFVTGPDVIETVTGEKIGQHELGGADTHMELAGNSHYTATSEQDGLDWVCDLLDYLPNNTTSPAPSWDSNASDEITDTDRTLDSLIPDSPSTPYDVHEVIYALCDDAEFLEIQENRAANVVIGLGRLNGQSVGFVANQPMEFAGCLDIDAAEKAARFVRTCDCFNIPLVFLVDVPGFLPGSNQEHQGILRRGAKLLYAYAEATVPKITVTMRKAYGGAYCVMGSKGLGADVNLAWPTAQIAVMGASGAVRFLHRAEIRTATEAALAKDPAADRFGTPESVKELIAELEMGYEQHMLTPYRAAERGLIDEVILPSETRTRVIKNLRLLTSKKVPWPARKHGNIPL, translated from the coding sequence ATGACTATTTCCTCACGTTTGACGGCGGAGCAACACACCACCGCTTTTCTCAATGAAGACCTTCTACGCCGACGCACTGCTGCACTGACTCCGATGGGGTCGCGAGGCTACGACAAGCTCAAACTGACTGAGCGTATGAATGCCCGCGAGCGCATTGACTACCTGCTGGACGAAGGGTCTTTTGTCGAATTCGATGCGCTAGCCCGCCACCGCACTACCGCATTTGGAATGGAAGCCAAACGCCCCGTGACTGACGGAATTATCACCGGCTGGGGAACCATAGACGGCCGTGAGGTCTGCATCTTCTCTCAGGACGGCACAATCTTCGGTGGTGCACTCGGAGAGGTCTACGGCGAAAAGATGGTCAAGATTCAGGACCTTGCCATCACTACCGGCCGTCCCGTTATTGGCATGTACGAAGGTGCCGGCGCCCGCATCCAAGATGGCGCAGTCTCACTGGACTTTATTGCCCAGACGTTCCACCACAACGTTCGTGCCAGCGGCGTCATTCCGCAGATTTCAGTCATTTTTGGTGCCTGCGCAGGTGGAAATGCCTACTCCCCAGCGCTGACGGACTTCGTTGTCATGGTGGAGGAAAACTCCCGCATGTTTGTCACCGGCCCTGACGTAATTGAAACGGTCACTGGCGAAAAGATCGGCCAGCACGAGCTTGGCGGCGCCGACACCCATATGGAGCTCGCCGGAAACTCCCATTACACCGCCACTAGCGAGCAGGATGGACTCGACTGGGTCTGCGATTTGCTCGACTACCTCCCCAACAACACAACCTCCCCCGCGCCCAGTTGGGATTCCAATGCCAGTGACGAGATCACCGACACCGATCGCACCCTCGACAGTCTCATTCCCGACAGCCCTTCCACGCCGTACGACGTGCATGAAGTCATCTACGCGCTTTGCGACGATGCGGAGTTCCTGGAAATCCAGGAAAACCGGGCAGCCAATGTCGTAATTGGCCTTGGCCGTCTCAACGGTCAATCTGTTGGGTTTGTCGCTAATCAGCCCATGGAATTTGCGGGCTGCCTAGATATCGATGCAGCGGAGAAAGCCGCGCGATTCGTTCGAACCTGCGATTGTTTCAACATTCCACTCGTCTTTCTCGTGGATGTACCAGGCTTTCTCCCCGGCTCGAATCAAGAACACCAGGGAATTCTGCGCCGTGGCGCTAAATTGCTCTATGCGTATGCAGAAGCAACCGTTCCTAAAATCACCGTCACCATGCGCAAAGCCTACGGCGGCGCGTATTGCGTGATGGGATCAAAGGGGCTCGGCGCGGATGTAAATCTGGCTTGGCCGACGGCACAGATCGCCGTGATGGGCGCCTCTGGCGCAGTACGCTTCCTCCATCGTGCCGAGATTCGAACCGCCACCGAAGCAGCTCTCGCAAAAGACCCAGCGGCCGATAGATTTGGCACTCCCGAGAGTGTGAAAGAACTCATTGCTGAACTGGAAATGGGATACGAGCAACACATGCTCACGCCTTATCGCGCCGCCGAACGGGGGTTAATTGATGAAGTCATCCTCCCCTCCGAGACACGAACTCGGGTGATAAAAAATCTGCGCCTTCTAACTTCAAAGAAAGTACCGTGGCCTGCGCGCAAGCACGGCAATATTCCACTGTAA
- a CDS encoding biotin--[acetyl-CoA-carboxylase] ligase gives MTDPRIVASRKPLDAARVRAAAPGWSSIEVVETTGSTNADLRKQAALGQVADLSALIASEQTAGRGRLSRSWTAPEGASIALSTLLRPQGLAPEQLGLLPLVAGLAVVDAVVEVVGLVPERVSLKWPNDVLVDGRKLCGILVEAASLTPPALIPGIGINVSLQEDELPVPHATSLYLAGADNLDRDDISAGVLRALGRRQAQWRKGDAELLRDYEAVCATIGSNVRVELPGDRVLVGKAVGVRADGELIVTDEAGTSHFVAAGDVFHVRATDGGYASPQTDSDRR, from the coding sequence ATGACCGACCCCCGAATTGTTGCTTCCCGCAAGCCTCTTGATGCCGCGCGTGTGCGCGCAGCCGCGCCGGGCTGGAGTTCCATTGAGGTTGTCGAAACCACTGGTTCGACCAATGCCGATCTTCGGAAACAGGCGGCACTGGGGCAGGTGGCAGATCTCAGTGCGCTCATCGCCTCGGAGCAGACCGCAGGTCGCGGTCGGCTGAGCCGTAGTTGGACAGCTCCGGAAGGTGCATCCATTGCGCTCAGCACACTGCTGCGCCCGCAAGGGCTCGCACCGGAGCAGCTGGGGCTCTTGCCCTTAGTCGCAGGTCTCGCAGTCGTCGATGCTGTTGTAGAGGTCGTGGGTCTGGTGCCTGAGCGCGTATCCCTGAAGTGGCCGAACGATGTCCTCGTTGACGGTCGTAAGCTCTGCGGAATTCTGGTAGAGGCTGCTTCGCTGACACCACCAGCTCTCATTCCAGGAATCGGCATCAATGTTTCTCTGCAGGAAGACGAGTTGCCTGTGCCACACGCCACTTCGCTATACCTGGCGGGCGCAGACAATCTCGACCGCGACGACATCTCCGCTGGTGTGCTGCGTGCGCTGGGACGTCGTCAAGCACAGTGGCGAAAGGGCGATGCTGAGTTGCTGCGGGACTACGAGGCGGTGTGCGCGACCATCGGCTCGAACGTGCGCGTGGAGTTGCCGGGGGATCGCGTGCTGGTCGGCAAGGCGGTTGGTGTGCGTGCCGACGGCGAATTGATTGTCACCGACGAAGCTGGCACAAGCCACTTTGTTGCGGCCGGTGACGTGTTCCATGTTCGTGCCACTGACGGCGGCTATGCATCCCCGCAGACTGACTCGGACCGGAGGTAG
- a CDS encoding PH domain-containing protein: MAFPDDELDTREAILLDTNPTFGRLVWPLLELMVITGVCWLLIGFIDGPAIAPGDLQGVRQLLLFAWLGLILWRVVRPVLSWLGERFVLTDRRIVLRRGILRPQVVSIDLRSVRAVNRKGGVLYLQTRSFGPPLAVEDIPSSRKVAKLVSRLT; the protein is encoded by the coding sequence ATGGCCTTTCCCGATGATGAGTTGGACACGCGCGAGGCAATTCTGCTGGACACCAATCCAACTTTTGGTCGGCTGGTGTGGCCGCTCTTGGAGCTCATGGTTATCACCGGCGTCTGCTGGTTGCTGATTGGCTTTATCGACGGCCCTGCGATTGCTCCGGGAGACTTACAGGGTGTGCGTCAGCTGCTGCTGTTTGCGTGGCTGGGGCTTATTCTCTGGCGTGTTGTTCGTCCGGTACTAAGTTGGCTGGGGGAGCGGTTTGTACTGACTGATAGGCGAATTGTTCTGCGACGTGGAATTCTGCGCCCGCAGGTGGTCTCGATTGATCTACGTTCGGTGCGTGCGGTCAATCGCAAGGGCGGCGTGCTGTATCTGCAGACCCGCAGTTTCGGCCCGCCGCTGGCTGTGGAAGATATTCCCAGCTCCCGCAAGGTGGCTAAGTTGGTCTCCCGGTTGACTTAG
- a CDS encoding 5-(carboxyamino)imidazole ribonucleotide synthase, which translates to MPVVAVIGDGQLARMMQTEAIELGQSIRLLAGSPDSSAAQVCADVIIGDYHVWKDVERTVAGAQAVTFDHEHVPTEFLNKLTEMGYSVQPQPSALLYAQDKLLMRQRLEELGAPVPAYAAIESVQDAEAFFDRVDGAVCLKARRGGYDGHGVWFPKDREDLRTLVDELLGKDVPLMAERKVALVRELSAMCARTPSGEVKAWPVLESMQRDGICVEAICPAPGLSDELASAAEKLSVTIASELGVTGALAVELFETVDADGNPEIYVNELAMRPHNTGHWSQDGCETSQFEQHLRAVADMPLGSTRPTAPVTVMVNTLGGEEASDVPIAQRFAKVWRRFPSVKIHWYGKDWRPGRKLGHVNLCGYDASAEGIAETRRIANLAAGYVVDGVWADGYTA; encoded by the coding sequence GTGCCGGTTGTGGCGGTGATTGGTGACGGTCAGCTGGCTCGCATGATGCAGACTGAGGCCATTGAACTGGGACAGTCCATCCGTTTGCTCGCCGGTTCGCCGGATTCTTCCGCAGCGCAGGTGTGTGCGGACGTTATCATCGGCGACTACCACGTCTGGAAGGACGTTGAACGCACTGTCGCTGGTGCGCAGGCCGTGACTTTCGACCATGAGCACGTTCCCACCGAATTTCTCAACAAGCTGACCGAGATGGGCTACTCGGTTCAGCCTCAGCCGTCGGCGTTGCTGTACGCGCAGGATAAGCTGCTGATGCGCCAGCGCTTGGAGGAACTGGGCGCTCCGGTACCTGCCTACGCTGCTATTGAGTCCGTCCAGGATGCCGAGGCCTTCTTCGACCGCGTTGACGGTGCCGTCTGCCTGAAGGCCCGCCGTGGCGGTTACGACGGTCACGGCGTGTGGTTCCCGAAGGATCGCGAGGACCTGCGCACGCTTGTCGACGAACTGTTGGGCAAGGACGTGCCGCTGATGGCCGAACGGAAAGTCGCGCTGGTTCGCGAGCTGTCGGCCATGTGTGCCCGCACACCGTCGGGTGAGGTCAAGGCCTGGCCAGTCCTCGAGTCTATGCAGCGTGACGGCATCTGTGTTGAGGCAATCTGCCCGGCGCCGGGGCTTTCCGACGAGCTTGCGAGCGCGGCCGAAAAACTCAGTGTGACCATCGCTTCCGAGTTGGGAGTAACCGGTGCGCTGGCAGTTGAGCTGTTCGAGACCGTCGATGCAGATGGCAATCCGGAGATCTACGTCAACGAGTTGGCGATGCGCCCGCACAACACTGGCCACTGGTCGCAGGACGGCTGTGAGACCAGCCAGTTTGAGCAGCACCTGCGTGCAGTTGCTGACATGCCACTGGGTTCCACTCGCCCGACTGCACCGGTGACGGTGATGGTCAATACGCTGGGTGGCGAAGAGGCCTCGGACGTGCCGATTGCGCAGCGCTTTGCTAAGGTATGGCGCCGCTTCCCATCGGTGAAGATTCACTGGTACGGCAAGGATTGGCGCCCAGGACGTAAGCTGGGTCACGTCAATCTGTGTGGTTATGACGCAAGCGCGGAGGGCATTGCCGAGACCCGTCGAATTGCCAACCTAGCTGCTGGTTACGTAGTCGATGGAGTATGGGCAGACGGCTACACGGCATGA
- the purE gene encoding 5-(carboxyamino)imidazole ribonucleotide mutase, with translation MGSDSDWPTMEPAAEVLAEFGIPFEVGVVSAHRTPERMIDYAKSAADKGLRCIIAGAGGAAHLPGMVASATPLPVIGVPRALENLEGVDSLLSIVQMPGGVPVATVGVGGAKNAGLLAVRILSAGYPELIVAMENYQANMRDEVLEKDERLRKKLMGE, from the coding sequence ATGGGGTCGGACTCAGATTGGCCGACCATGGAGCCGGCAGCTGAGGTACTGGCTGAGTTCGGAATTCCGTTTGAGGTAGGCGTGGTCTCTGCGCACCGTACTCCGGAACGCATGATTGATTACGCAAAGTCAGCCGCTGACAAGGGCTTGCGCTGCATTATCGCAGGTGCCGGTGGTGCTGCGCACCTACCGGGCATGGTGGCGTCTGCCACTCCGCTGCCGGTTATCGGCGTGCCCCGTGCACTCGAGAACCTGGAGGGCGTCGACTCGCTGCTGTCGATTGTTCAGATGCCGGGCGGCGTTCCGGTGGCAACCGTCGGCGTGGGCGGCGCTAAGAATGCTGGCCTGCTGGCTGTGCGTATCCTCTCGGCTGGTTACCCGGAGCTCATTGTGGCGATGGAGAACTACCAGGCCAATATGCGCGATGAAGTCCTGGAAAAGGACGAGCGCCTGCGCAAGAAGCTGATGGGTGAGTAG
- a CDS encoding FMN-binding glutamate synthase family protein codes for MITRPYILAILALINVLGALAVWDLSPWWWILMAFILFLDVVAIYDMLQKKHSILRNFPVIGHLRYMGETIRPEMQQYFIERNFDGAPFDRDTRTVVYERAKGLSSKKSFGTERKINAPGYEYVRHSMAPSQHVIEDPRVDIGGPDCTQPYSASIFNISAMSFGSLSPNAVMAMNKGAKLGNFVQDTGEGAISPYHLKYGADIYWQLGSGYFGARTEDGDFDPELFREKAKISQVKATYLKVSQGAKPGLGGMLPGHKVNEEIAATRHVPVGKGVMSPPYHRVYSTPRELVRFMGTMRELNGGKPVGFKLCVGSQLEFLAVCKAMLEENITPDFIIVDGAEGGTGAAPLEYSDRVGLPLTDGLILVHNALVGAGLRDRIKLGASGKVITGFDIVKRMCIGADFVNSARGMMMATGCIQSQLCHTNTCPVGVATQDPSLWKALDVDDKGQRVANYHNATVAEAASLLASMGLNSFSELGPSHLLRRTNEQVGETYAELYNWLQPGELLSGTRFHNWAEAWETADPDTFHYPAVHMRG; via the coding sequence GTGATTACCCGACCATATATTCTCGCGATTCTTGCCCTCATCAATGTTTTGGGCGCACTGGCTGTATGGGATCTGAGCCCGTGGTGGTGGATTCTGATGGCTTTCATCCTCTTCCTGGATGTTGTGGCTATCTATGACATGCTTCAAAAGAAGCACTCCATCTTGCGGAACTTCCCGGTCATTGGCCATCTGCGCTACATGGGCGAGACCATTCGCCCCGAGATGCAGCAGTACTTTATCGAGCGCAACTTCGACGGCGCTCCGTTCGACCGCGATACTCGTACCGTGGTCTACGAGCGTGCGAAGGGGCTGTCCTCAAAGAAGTCCTTCGGTACTGAACGCAAAATTAACGCCCCTGGCTACGAATACGTCCGCCACTCCATGGCACCGAGCCAGCACGTCATCGAAGATCCCCGCGTAGATATTGGCGGTCCGGACTGCACCCAGCCGTACTCCGCGTCGATCTTCAATATTTCAGCCATGAGTTTTGGCTCCCTGTCCCCGAACGCTGTCATGGCAATGAATAAGGGCGCGAAACTGGGCAATTTCGTGCAGGACACTGGCGAGGGCGCTATCAGCCCTTACCACTTGAAGTACGGTGCGGACATCTACTGGCAGCTGGGTTCCGGCTACTTCGGGGCGCGTACGGAGGATGGCGACTTCGATCCGGAGCTGTTCCGCGAAAAGGCTAAGATTTCGCAGGTCAAGGCTACCTATCTGAAAGTTAGCCAGGGGGCAAAGCCGGGACTCGGTGGCATGCTGCCAGGCCACAAGGTCAATGAGGAGATCGCCGCTACTCGCCACGTGCCAGTTGGCAAGGGCGTAATGAGTCCGCCGTACCACCGTGTCTACTCCACCCCGCGTGAACTTGTTCGTTTTATGGGCACAATGCGCGAGCTCAACGGTGGCAAGCCGGTCGGTTTCAAGCTATGCGTCGGCTCGCAGCTCGAGTTCCTCGCCGTGTGCAAGGCCATGCTGGAAGAGAACATCACGCCAGACTTCATCATCGTCGACGGCGCTGAAGGCGGCACCGGCGCTGCGCCGCTGGAATACTCCGACCGCGTTGGCCTGCCGCTTACCGACGGTCTGATTCTCGTCCATAACGCGCTCGTAGGTGCCGGTCTGCGAGATCGCATCAAGCTCGGTGCATCCGGCAAGGTCATTACTGGCTTCGACATTGTTAAGCGCATGTGTATTGGCGCTGACTTTGTGAACTCAGCTCGTGGCATGATGATGGCCACCGGCTGTATTCAATCTCAGCTATGTCACACCAACACCTGCCCGGTGGGTGTGGCTACCCAGGATCCGAGTCTGTGGAAGGCTTTGGATGTCGACGACAAGGGTCAGCGTGTGGCCAACTATCACAATGCCACGGTCGCAGAAGCGGCTAGCCTGTTGGCATCGATGGGTCTCAATAGCTTCTCTGAGCTAGGGCCATCCCACCTGCTGCGGCGCACAAATGAGCAGGTTGGTGAGACCTACGCGGAGCTCTACAACTGGCTGCAGCCGGGCGAGTTGCTCAGCGGCACCCGTTTTCACAACTGGGCCGAGGCCTGGGAGACCGCCGACCCGGACACGTTCCACTACCCTGCAGTTCATATGCGCGGGTAG
- a CDS encoding TIGR03089 family protein, whose amino-acid sequence MEILKTLLEADPSVPRLTCYDETTGGRTDLSAQTLDNWACKIANMLHDEFDLVAGDQAWIDLPLIWQSACIILGCERAGVTVSDEEPLVVFTTVTNVSTWEEKFPDAYIAVLTDDPFGRGVVECGDDIPPGVIDFGPEVRFHPDAYLGAGPDSDQTPVIGEKSAAELLSSAGDYADEMQLTPGSRVVSDGWLVPDSSQVSGDRWARNVLSAWVQGGAAVVVRGGDTERVAAISTAEKARVI is encoded by the coding sequence GTGGAGATTCTGAAGACACTTCTCGAGGCCGACCCATCGGTGCCTCGTTTGACCTGTTATGACGAAACTACTGGCGGTCGTACCGATTTGTCGGCGCAGACCCTGGACAATTGGGCCTGCAAGATTGCCAACATGTTGCACGATGAGTTCGACCTCGTCGCCGGGGACCAGGCATGGATTGATCTACCACTAATCTGGCAGTCCGCCTGTATCATTCTTGGCTGCGAGCGCGCTGGCGTCACCGTTAGTGATGAGGAGCCGCTGGTTGTTTTCACCACCGTCACTAACGTCAGCACGTGGGAAGAGAAGTTCCCAGACGCCTATATCGCAGTGCTTACCGACGATCCCTTTGGCCGCGGTGTCGTGGAATGTGGTGATGATATTCCACCGGGAGTCATTGACTTCGGTCCGGAAGTTCGTTTCCACCCAGACGCATATCTAGGCGCAGGCCCGGACTCCGACCAAACCCCCGTTATTGGGGAGAAGTCGGCTGCAGAACTGCTTTCATCAGCTGGCGATTACGCGGACGAGATGCAGCTCACGCCCGGTTCCCGCGTCGTTTCCGACGGCTGGCTGGTGCCTGATTCTTCACAGGTCAGCGGAGATAGATGGGCGCGTAATGTGCTGTCGGCTTGGGTTCAGGGCGGTGCTGCCGTCGTCGTGCGCGGCGGCGATACCGAGCGTGTCGCTGCTATTTCTACGGCCGAAAAAGCCCGTGTGATTTAA